One Bacillus andreraoultii genomic region harbors:
- a CDS encoding molybdopterin molybdotransferase MoeA has protein sequence MLEKRTPIKVEEAIRRMMAYKTAGPIYTIPIEESYGQFLGEDLIATNDVPFFDRSPYDGFAINAADTETASSANPIQLEVVGEIGAGSVYPKVIERGEAVRIMTGAAIPEGANAVVMLELVRERNRNGKSFIHVKHKMKPGDNISFAGEDTKKGTVLATKGSFINPGIVALLATFGYKQVPVSTKPNVGIIATGSELLEVDEPLQPGKIRNSNAFMVASQVERAGGEPIYFGQFSDDFDTCFNKVKDALNKVDFLITTGGVSVGDYDYLPDIYKKLGAEVLFNKVGMRPGSVTTVAALNGKLLFGLSGNPSACYVGFELFTRPIIRAFLHSASPFVSQSIAYLGRDFPKPNPFDRFVRGRLSFEHGKLIAYPVGLDKSGVVSSLAEANILIYLPGGTRGYTEGMAIRVMLLENQDGIKEFNHVRETI, from the coding sequence ATGTTAGAGAAACGAACACCCATCAAAGTAGAAGAAGCCATTCGACGGATGATGGCATATAAAACAGCTGGACCCATTTACACCATTCCTATTGAAGAAAGTTACGGGCAGTTTCTAGGTGAAGATTTAATTGCAACGAATGATGTTCCATTTTTCGACCGCTCACCTTATGATGGATTCGCTATAAATGCCGCCGACACAGAAACTGCTTCATCCGCAAACCCGATTCAACTAGAAGTCGTTGGAGAAATTGGTGCAGGAAGTGTTTATCCAAAAGTGATCGAGCGTGGTGAAGCTGTAAGAATTATGACCGGTGCCGCTATTCCTGAAGGGGCAAATGCTGTCGTTATGCTTGAACTCGTACGGGAACGAAACAGAAACGGGAAATCATTTATTCACGTAAAACATAAGATGAAGCCAGGCGATAATATTTCTTTTGCTGGTGAAGATACGAAAAAAGGGACGGTTCTTGCAACAAAAGGCTCGTTTATAAATCCCGGCATCGTAGCTTTATTAGCGACATTTGGCTATAAACAAGTCCCAGTAAGTACAAAGCCGAACGTTGGGATTATCGCAACAGGAAGTGAACTACTTGAAGTTGATGAGCCACTACAACCTGGAAAAATCCGAAACAGTAATGCCTTTATGGTCGCCTCACAAGTAGAACGAGCTGGTGGTGAACCAATTTATTTTGGACAATTTAGTGATGATTTTGATACATGTTTTAACAAAGTAAAAGATGCATTAAACAAAGTCGACTTCTTAATTACTACAGGGGGCGTGTCTGTCGGTGATTATGACTATTTACCTGACATATATAAAAAACTAGGTGCTGAAGTATTATTTAATAAAGTTGGTATGCGACCTGGTAGCGTTACAACGGTCGCTGCTTTAAATGGAAAGCTCTTATTTGGTTTGTCTGGAAATCCGTCTGCTTGTTATGTTGGTTTTGAATTGTTTACTCGCCCGATTATTCGTGCATTTTTACATAGTGCATCGCCGTTTGTATCACAGTCCATTGCTTATTTAGGCAGAGACTTCCCTAAACCAAATCCATTTGACCGGTTTGTTCGAGGTCGCTTATCTTTTGAGCATGGGAAACTAATAGCCTATCCAGTTGGTCTTGATAAATCTGGTGTTGTCTCTTCTTTGGCCGAAGCAAATATATTAATCTATTTACCTGGAGGAACGAGAGGGTATACAGAAGGAATGGCGATTCGGGTAATGTTATTAGAGAATCAAGATGGTATAAAGGAGTTTAATCATGTCAGAGAAACGATTTGA
- a CDS encoding molybdenum cofactor biosynthesis protein MoaE — protein sequence MSEKRFEIVNEPIVVEDLMKKVACRNAGAITTFTGTVREWTKGKRTRYLEYQAYVPMAEKMLQTIGNEVQTNWPGTQIAITHRIGRLNISDIAVCIAVSSPHRKAAYEANEYTIERIKQMVPIWKKEHWENGETWIGDQSENIAYPTGKPNLDGEKND from the coding sequence ATGTCAGAGAAACGATTTGAAATTGTAAATGAGCCCATTGTCGTAGAAGATTTAATGAAAAAAGTAGCATGTCGTAATGCGGGAGCGATTACTACCTTTACTGGCACTGTTCGCGAATGGACAAAAGGAAAACGAACACGATATTTGGAATACCAAGCTTACGTTCCAATGGCTGAAAAAATGTTACAAACGATTGGCAATGAAGTTCAAACAAACTGGCCAGGTACTCAAATTGCAATTACCCACCGAATTGGTCGTTTAAATATTTCAGATATTGCTGTTTGTATTGCTGTTTCATCCCCCCATCGAAAAGCCGCCTATGAGGCAAACGAGTATACCATTGAACGGATTAAACAAATGGTACCAATATGGAAAAAGGAACATTGGGAAAATGGTGAGACATGGATTGGAGATCAGTCCGAGAATATAGCATACCCAACCGGAAAACCAAATTTGGATGGTGAGAAAAATGATTAA
- the moaD gene encoding molybdopterin converting factor subunit 1, translated as MIKILLFAHLQDEIGQTELTFDMSEISVKELKNLLIETYHPSMMGSVMVAINEEYAIDSDRIRSGDTVALIPPVSGG; from the coding sequence ATGATTAAAATTTTACTTTTTGCCCACTTACAAGATGAAATCGGACAAACTGAACTTACCTTTGATATGTCTGAAATTAGTGTAAAAGAATTAAAAAATCTGTTAATAGAAACATATCATCCTTCTATGATGGGATCTGTAATGGTTGCAATAAATGAAGAGTACGCAATCGATAGTGATAGAATTCGCTCAGGAGATACGGTTGCCCTCATTCCTCCCGTTAGTGGCGGATGA
- the mobB gene encoding molybdopterin-guanine dinucleotide biosynthesis protein B — protein sequence MKIIQVVGYKNSGKTTVTSHLISKIASLGIRVASIKHHGHGGDFEGISHTDSGNHFKSGAIIAGVAGENLLQLCNKKDWQLAQLISLYELFDTEVLIVEGFKRENYPKIVLLKEESDLDLIKQLTNIRAVMTLFDMKGRLPIAAPLFTRNELDDLCQYVIGQIL from the coding sequence ATGAAAATTATTCAAGTAGTTGGCTATAAAAACAGTGGAAAGACAACGGTAACGAGTCATTTAATTAGTAAAATAGCGTCCCTTGGTATTCGCGTTGCTTCTATAAAACACCACGGACATGGTGGTGACTTTGAAGGAATATCACATACTGATAGCGGAAATCATTTCAAATCAGGAGCAATTATAGCTGGAGTTGCCGGGGAAAATTTATTACAACTATGTAATAAGAAAGATTGGCAACTCGCTCAGCTCATTTCTCTTTATGAATTATTTGATACGGAAGTTTTAATTGTTGAAGGGTTTAAAAGGGAGAACTACCCGAAAATTGTTTTACTAAAGGAAGAAAGCGATCTTGATTTAATAAAACAATTGACAAATATAAGAGCCGTTATGACTCTGTTTGACATGAAAGGGAGATTACCAATTGCTGCCCCTCTCTTTACTCGTAATGAATTAGATGATTTATGCCAGTATGTTATCGGTCAAATTTTATAA
- a CDS encoding Crp/Fnr family transcriptional regulator, whose product MQNILYKKELLSDELRRLLDKIGTNRATHSDTYLFHQGMDAKEVYLVKKGLIQISMLSSEGEELMLRMCKTDDIVGELTLFCDEPKYLLNAKVIEAGEVLVINIDTLQKELMVNHSLSIEMMKWVSNHMRKFQSKLRDLLLNGKKGAFYSTLIRLSNSYGIKTDDGIRIDMVFTNHELAKFCGATREYVNRMLSELRKKNIVSTDSSGKILIKDLHYLKMKNRCENCPIEVCNID is encoded by the coding sequence TTGCAAAATATCCTTTATAAAAAAGAACTTCTATCCGATGAATTACGAAGATTGCTAGATAAAATTGGTACGAATCGAGCGACACATTCAGATACGTATTTATTTCATCAAGGTATGGATGCCAAGGAAGTTTATCTTGTGAAAAAAGGCTTAATCCAAATCAGCATGCTCTCTTCTGAAGGGGAAGAGTTAATGCTCCGAATGTGTAAAACAGATGATATTGTAGGTGAATTGACGCTCTTCTGTGATGAACCGAAATATTTACTAAATGCTAAAGTTATAGAAGCAGGAGAAGTGCTTGTTATAAATATTGATACGCTGCAAAAAGAACTAATGGTTAATCACTCTTTATCAATAGAAATGATGAAATGGGTAAGTAATCATATGCGTAAATTCCAATCGAAGTTACGGGATTTACTTCTTAATGGTAAAAAAGGCGCTTTTTATTCAACATTAATTCGGTTATCTAATAGTTATGGCATTAAGACAGATGATGGAATACGAATCGATATGGTGTTTACAAATCATGAGCTTGCCAAGTTTTGTGGTGCGACTCGTGAATACGTAAACCGCATGCTTAGTGAACTACGCAAAAAGAATATCGTTTCTACGGATTCTTCAGGGAAAATACTTATTAAAGATTTACACTATCTGAAAATGAAGAACCGTTGTGAAAACTGTCCTATAGAAGTTTGTAATATTGATTAA
- the mobA gene encoding molybdenum cofactor guanylyltransferase: MAKIQGVVLAGGQSRRFGSPKAFAKRDGIPFYRYAIEAIKPFSSSIVIVTNTELHRNFKEVESNAITIINDTTEYQGQGPLAGIYTAMHFQKADWYMVTPIDVPFIESVIFQQLVPYTNSNVDAIIPIVAEKKQPLLALYRYRLKEDIQQMLTNGKRSVHRLLENKRVMYIPLHSEHSFININRKSDYVKYVHHPIQNFYQEEFL; the protein is encoded by the coding sequence ATGGCAAAAATCCAAGGTGTAGTTTTAGCAGGCGGACAATCACGTCGTTTCGGTTCTCCAAAAGCTTTTGCAAAGAGAGACGGCATCCCTTTTTACCGTTATGCAATAGAAGCAATAAAACCATTTAGTTCTTCTATTGTAATAGTGACGAATACCGAATTACATAGGAATTTTAAAGAAGTTGAAAGTAATGCCATAACAATTATAAATGACACAACCGAATATCAAGGCCAAGGTCCTCTCGCCGGTATTTATACAGCCATGCATTTTCAAAAGGCTGATTGGTATATGGTTACCCCCATTGATGTTCCATTTATTGAGAGCGTGATTTTTCAACAGCTTGTTCCATATACGAATTCAAATGTCGATGCAATTATCCCTATTGTTGCTGAAAAAAAGCAGCCACTTCTAGCGCTTTATCGATACAGGCTAAAAGAAGATATACAGCAAATGCTTACGAATGGAAAGCGATCTGTCCATCGGTTACTTGAGAATAAGCGTGTGATGTATATTCCACTGCATTCGGAGCATTCTTTCATTAATATTAATCGAAAAAGTGACTACGTAAAGTATGTACATCATCCTATCCAAAATTTCTATCAAGAGGAATTTTTGTGA
- a CDS encoding MogA/MoaB family molybdenum cofactor biosynthesis protein, with protein MGHCHHKGMIKPVTCAVITVSDTRNKNTDKSGQAIIELLKSENHSIAIYEIIQDDYDLIQTKLHNAIHQDHIEAIIFNGGTGISQRDVTIEAVRPFLQKELPGFGEIFRYLSYKHDIGSATILSRAIAGVANNRVVFSIPGSTGAVKLAMEKLILPEIKHLVKEIHKDLPERGKDIE; from the coding sequence ATGGGTCACTGTCACCATAAAGGAATGATAAAACCAGTTACTTGTGCAGTTATTACGGTTAGTGATACTCGGAACAAGAATACGGATAAAAGCGGACAAGCAATTATTGAGCTTTTAAAAAGTGAAAACCACTCTATAGCCATATATGAAATTATTCAAGATGATTACGATTTAATCCAGACGAAACTCCATAACGCAATTCATCAAGATCATATAGAGGCGATAATTTTTAATGGAGGAACAGGAATTTCACAACGAGATGTAACAATCGAGGCTGTTCGACCATTTCTACAAAAGGAATTACCTGGCTTTGGGGAAATTTTTCGCTATTTAAGTTATAAACACGACATTGGTTCCGCTACTATTTTATCACGCGCGATAGCTGGTGTTGCCAATAATCGTGTCGTTTTCTCTATTCCTGGTTCAACCGGAGCTGTAAAATTAGCAATGGAGAAATTAATTTTGCCTGAAATCAAACATCTCGTTAAAGAAATTCATAAAGACTTACCAGAACGAGGAAAAGATATTGAATAA
- the modA gene encoding molybdate ABC transporter substrate-binding protein, translating into MNKKIYIVVLVMIFLTACNRPEIKDKEEKVDITVSAAASMTDSLLELKKNFEKTNPNIQVNYNFGGSGTLRKQIEQGAPIDLFLSASESDYQLLNEKGVITEGKAILQNQLVLIKPENGDIESLSDLEGLDGKIAIGTPDAVPAGTYAKQALETGGLWGKLHDHIVFTKDVRQVLTFVKEGSVDAGFVYRSDMIQEDKIQLVEEIDSSYHTPIRYYLGIIDHHRDEEKKEAVGSFFSYVTSVQNMELFMKYGFKDIHD; encoded by the coding sequence TTGAATAAAAAAATTTATATAGTCGTTTTGGTAATGATATTTTTAACTGCTTGTAATCGGCCTGAGATAAAGGACAAAGAGGAAAAAGTCGATATTACTGTTTCTGCTGCAGCAAGTATGACCGATAGTTTACTAGAATTAAAGAAAAATTTCGAGAAAACGAACCCCAACATTCAAGTTAACTATAATTTTGGTGGCAGTGGAACATTAAGAAAACAAATTGAGCAAGGGGCACCCATTGACTTATTTTTATCAGCCTCAGAAAGCGATTATCAGTTGTTAAATGAAAAAGGTGTTATTACTGAAGGAAAAGCAATTTTACAAAATCAATTAGTTTTAATTAAGCCTGAAAACGGGGATATTGAATCTTTATCCGATTTAGAAGGACTAGACGGAAAAATAGCAATCGGTACACCCGACGCCGTCCCAGCTGGAACTTATGCAAAACAAGCCTTAGAAACTGGAGGATTATGGGGAAAATTACATGACCACATTGTATTCACTAAAGACGTGCGACAAGTATTAACCTTTGTAAAAGAAGGTAGTGTAGATGCCGGTTTTGTTTATAGGAGTGATATGATTCAAGAAGACAAAATCCAGCTAGTAGAAGAAATTGATTCCTCCTATCACACACCTATTCGATACTATCTAGGTATTATTGATCATCATCGTGATGAAGAAAAAAAAGAAGCAGTTGGGAGCTTTTTTAGCTATGTAACAAGCGTACAGAATATGGAACTCTTTATGAAATATGGTTTTAAGGACATACATGATTGA
- the modB gene encoding molybdate ABC transporter permease subunit has translation MGFSWYPIQLSFFVATLATVSTLITSILAVRWLIGKNFKGKQIIETVIFLPLVLPPTVIGFLLIIVFGKNSPIGTIIEWLTGTTIIFTVPAAVIASSVIAFPLMYQSIKTGFLSVDHAIIDAAKVDGASNWQLLLWQYIPLSFRAILSGIVLSFTRAFGEFGATLMFAGNIPGHTQTIPTAIFFSIESGDLSSAWYYVIISILFSFVLLGFTNFTRAGR, from the coding sequence ATGGGATTTTCTTGGTACCCGATCCAATTATCTTTTTTCGTTGCAACACTCGCAACAGTTAGCACGCTCATCACTAGTATATTAGCAGTAAGATGGTTAATTGGAAAAAATTTTAAAGGAAAGCAGATAATCGAGACAGTCATATTTTTACCACTTGTCCTCCCTCCAACGGTCATTGGGTTTTTATTAATTATTGTTTTTGGTAAGAACAGTCCGATTGGCACCATCATTGAATGGCTAACTGGGACAACGATTATCTTCACCGTACCGGCTGCGGTCATTGCATCATCTGTAATTGCCTTTCCTTTAATGTACCAATCAATTAAGACTGGATTTCTCTCTGTTGATCATGCAATTATTGACGCTGCTAAGGTCGACGGAGCTTCCAACTGGCAATTACTCTTATGGCAATATATTCCATTGTCCTTTCGAGCAATTCTTTCGGGTATTGTACTGAGCTTTACTCGAGCGTTCGGGGAATTTGGAGCTACTTTAATGTTCGCCGGAAATATTCCTGGCCATACACAGACAATTCCAACAGCTATTTTTTTCTCGATTGAGTCCGGAGATTTGTCGAGTGCTTGGTATTACGTCATTATTAGTATTTTATTTTCATTTGTTTTATTGGGATTTACGAATTTTACAAGAGCGGGGCGATAA
- the moaC gene encoding cyclic pyranopterin monophosphate synthase MoaC: MAEFTHFNEHGRAKMVDISDKGKTSRRAVAISSITMSDEVYENITEMKNKKGDVLAVAQVAGIMGAKQTSTIIPMCHPIPITGVDLSFEWETLEEGQYKLVIQAEVKTVGSTGVEMEALTAASVTALTIYDMCKAVDKAMVIGPTYLLEKSGGKSGDFVREVHL; encoded by the coding sequence TTGGCTGAGTTTACACATTTTAATGAACATGGTCGAGCAAAAATGGTCGATATATCAGATAAAGGAAAAACATCTAGAAGAGCAGTCGCAATCTCAAGTATTACAATGAGTGATGAAGTGTACGAAAATATTACAGAAATGAAAAACAAAAAGGGAGATGTATTAGCGGTTGCACAAGTAGCAGGGATTATGGGAGCAAAACAAACTTCTACCATTATACCGATGTGCCATCCTATTCCTATTACAGGTGTTGACCTTTCTTTTGAATGGGAAACATTAGAAGAAGGCCAATATAAATTAGTTATTCAAGCAGAAGTAAAAACAGTTGGAAGTACAGGGGTAGAAATGGAGGCACTCACTGCTGCATCTGTTACCGCTCTCACAATTTACGACATGTGTAAAGCGGTTGATAAAGCGATGGTAATTGGTCCTACATATTTATTGGAAAAAAGCGGTGGGAAAAGTGGAGACTTTGTAAGAGAGGTTCACTTGTAA
- a CDS encoding heavy-metal-associated domain-containing protein gives MSKAVMQLETLTCPTCMKKIEGTLGKTEGVEKAKVLFNTSKAKVEFDETKVSADQLKQKIEKLGYEVKNVKTM, from the coding sequence ATGAGTAAAGCGGTTATGCAATTAGAAACATTAACGTGTCCGACATGTATGAAAAAAATAGAAGGTACTTTAGGAAAAACAGAAGGCGTAGAAAAAGCAAAAGTTCTTTTTAACACAAGTAAAGCAAAAGTAGAATTTGATGAAACAAAAGTGAGTGCCGATCAATTAAAACAAAAAATTGAAAAACTCGGCTATGAAGTAAAAAATGTAAAAACGATGTAA
- a CDS encoding heavy metal translocating P-type ATPase: MVRIINQHKNHITLLSGILIVAGLIMKGMHFEAWTSGFLIAATLIAIVPIGIKAWQAMMMKTFSIELLVTIAVIGAFFIQEYVESAVVTFLFLFGAYLEARTLEKTRSSLKELFDLAPQEAILLHKDGTRENIDVDFVEEGNRLVVLPGGKIPVDGVIVKGQASVNEAAITGESVPVNKAIDDKVFSGSILDNGYIEIIAEKVGEDTTFAKIIELVEEAQESKSKAERFLDRFANIYTPAVVILSLFVYIFTRDLHLAITFLVIACPGALVIGAPVSAVAGIGNGAKHGVLIKGGDIMERFAKVDTLVFDKTGTLTKGRPEVTDFHNFSSLSNERLLGVIAKAETISEHHLGRTIVKEAENEGIDLTNYTIHESEAIKGNGITAKVDQDSIVAGNRKLMRAMGIQINNEAERYAIDREKEGNTAIFVALNGELAAIISIADQIRDDAKVALQDMRERGVKRIVMLTGDNRHTAEAVANQLGIDEFHAELLPNEKVEYVKKLKAEGAVVAMAGDGINDAPAIATADIGLAMGEGGTDVSMETADVVLMADRLSQYAHAFALSKATIGNMRQNIFIALAVVVILLIGVLAGQVHLAGGMFIHEGSVLVVILNAMRLIGFKTKIASLVATTNQHLKEKLAM; this comes from the coding sequence ATGGTCCGTATCATTAATCAACATAAAAATCATATAACACTTCTTTCAGGAATACTTATTGTAGCTGGATTAATCATGAAGGGAATGCATTTTGAAGCTTGGACAAGTGGTTTTCTTATTGCAGCCACACTAATTGCAATTGTCCCGATTGGAATTAAAGCGTGGCAAGCAATGATGATGAAAACATTTAGTATCGAGTTACTCGTTACGATTGCTGTTATTGGCGCCTTCTTTATACAAGAATATGTCGAATCTGCTGTTGTTACATTTCTTTTCCTATTCGGTGCCTATTTAGAGGCGCGCACATTAGAAAAAACACGGTCTTCTTTAAAAGAACTTTTCGATTTAGCACCACAAGAAGCAATTTTACTTCACAAAGATGGAACGAGAGAGAATATTGATGTTGATTTTGTAGAGGAAGGAAATCGTCTTGTCGTTCTTCCGGGTGGGAAAATTCCAGTCGATGGCGTAATTGTTAAAGGACAAGCGTCAGTAAATGAGGCAGCCATTACAGGAGAATCTGTTCCGGTAAATAAAGCCATCGATGATAAAGTTTTTAGCGGGTCGATCCTCGATAACGGGTATATTGAAATCATTGCGGAAAAGGTCGGTGAGGATACAACCTTTGCGAAAATTATTGAACTTGTTGAAGAGGCACAGGAATCAAAATCAAAGGCTGAACGTTTCCTCGACCGGTTTGCAAACATATACACACCAGCTGTTGTAATTTTATCGTTATTCGTTTACATTTTCACCCGTGATCTACATTTAGCGATTACGTTTCTTGTCATTGCTTGTCCAGGAGCACTTGTCATCGGAGCACCTGTTTCAGCTGTTGCTGGTATTGGGAATGGAGCGAAACATGGGGTCCTTATTAAAGGCGGCGATATTATGGAACGTTTTGCAAAAGTTGACACACTTGTATTTGATAAAACTGGGACACTTACAAAAGGAAGACCAGAAGTCACTGATTTTCATAACTTCTCTTCACTTTCAAATGAACGTTTACTAGGAGTAATTGCAAAGGCTGAAACAATTTCGGAGCATCATTTAGGCCGGACAATTGTAAAAGAGGCGGAAAATGAAGGGATTGATTTAACTAACTATACAATTCATGAAAGTGAAGCAATTAAAGGAAATGGTATTACAGCAAAAGTAGATCAAGATTCCATTGTTGCAGGGAATCGAAAGTTAATGAGAGCTATGGGTATTCAAATAAATAACGAAGCGGAACGGTATGCGATAGATCGGGAAAAAGAAGGGAATACAGCAATCTTTGTCGCTCTGAATGGAGAACTTGCAGCAATCATTTCAATTGCTGACCAAATCCGTGATGATGCGAAAGTGGCGTTACAAGATATGCGTGAACGTGGCGTAAAACGAATCGTCATGTTAACAGGAGACAATCGCCATACCGCAGAAGCAGTAGCAAATCAATTAGGTATTGATGAATTTCATGCAGAACTCTTACCAAATGAAAAGGTAGAATATGTTAAAAAGTTGAAAGCTGAGGGAGCGGTTGTTGCGATGGCTGGCGATGGAATTAACGATGCACCGGCAATTGCGACTGCAGATATTGGTCTAGCCATGGGTGAAGGTGGAACGGATGTATCGATGGAAACTGCCGATGTCGTATTAATGGCAGATAGATTATCTCAATATGCTCATGCATTTGCACTATCAAAAGCGACAATTGGAAACATGCGACAAAATATTTTCATTGCATTAGCGGTTGTCGTCATCTTATTAATCGGGGTCTTAGCTGGTCAAGTCCATTTAGCAGGTGGCATGTTTATTCATGAAGGTAGTGTGTTGGTTGTTATTTTAAATGCGATGCGATTAATTGGTTTTAAAACAAAGATTGCCAGTCTAGTCGCAACAACAAATCAACATTTAAAAGAAAAACTAGCGATGTAA
- a CDS encoding HpcH/HpaI aldolase family protein — translation MKNKLKEKMIRGEKTLGTFHAIGSAAAVECLGLAELDYVIIDTEHSPFQIESVQSYVRSAKLVGVTPLVRVKNSERHSILSMLDIGAMGLIIPNVQTVEEVKKIIQHGKYYPTGERGIAPTSGSSFWYTDYATQGLDHYFQMSNNETLLIPQCETRGCLENIEEIVSLEGVDGIFVGPYDLSAALGKPGQFDDCEVKRAIEKVLHTCKKFGKFSFIYTGAEADIKKNFELGFNSVTYNMDAIMLIEAYRRIVNTYKELSR, via the coding sequence TTGAAAAATAAACTAAAGGAAAAAATGATTCGTGGCGAGAAAACTTTAGGTACCTTTCACGCGATTGGAAGTGCCGCTGCTGTTGAATGTTTAGGTTTAGCCGAACTTGACTATGTCATCATCGATACCGAACACAGCCCTTTTCAAATAGAAAGTGTGCAATCTTATGTACGTTCAGCAAAATTAGTTGGCGTCACCCCACTTGTTCGGGTAAAAAACAGTGAGCGTCATTCCATTTTAAGTATGCTTGATATCGGTGCCATGGGGCTAATCATTCCGAACGTACAAACGGTTGAAGAAGTAAAAAAAATCATTCAACATGGGAAATATTATCCTACTGGAGAGCGAGGCATTGCGCCGACAAGTGGAAGCTCGTTCTGGTATACCGATTACGCGACTCAAGGGCTAGATCACTACTTTCAGATGAGCAATAATGAAACTTTATTAATTCCTCAATGTGAAACGCGTGGATGCTTGGAAAATATTGAAGAAATTGTCTCACTTGAAGGAGTAGATGGGATTTTTGTAGGCCCGTACGATTTATCTGCTGCCTTAGGAAAACCAGGACAATTTGATGATTGTGAGGTTAAACGTGCGATTGAAAAGGTACTTCATACATGTAAAAAATTCGGTAAGTTTTCCTTTATTTACACTGGAGCAGAAGCGGATATAAAGAAAAACTTTGAACTCGGATTTAATTCAGTAACTTACAATATGGATGCAATCATGTTAATAGAAGCATATAGAAGAATTGTAAACACCTATAAAGAACTTTCCCGATGA
- a CDS encoding NUDIX hydrolase — MDILFPVSIKGVIIQNKHILLLQNERMEWELPGGRLEKHETPEDCVIREVQEELGLTCVLGKILNTWVYEVLPNKFVFIVTYLCHLDKNTNIRISEEHLEYQWFSLKDVDRINMPPGYKQSIQIAYQNSP; from the coding sequence ATGGATATTTTATTCCCAGTTTCGATAAAAGGAGTTATTATACAAAACAAGCACATTTTACTTCTACAAAATGAACGAATGGAATGGGAACTACCCGGCGGAAGGTTAGAGAAACACGAAACCCCAGAGGACTGTGTCATAAGAGAAGTTCAAGAGGAGCTAGGGCTAACATGTGTATTAGGAAAAATACTTAATACATGGGTCTATGAAGTTCTCCCAAATAAGTTCGTATTTATTGTCACTTATTTATGTCATTTAGACAAAAATACAAATATTCGTATTAGTGAAGAACATCTAGAGTATCAATGGTTTTCCTTAAAAGATGTAGATAGGATAAACATGCCCCCAGGTTACAAACAATCTATACAAATTGCTTATCAAAACAGTCCTTAA
- a CDS encoding Crp/Fnr family transcriptional regulator yields MDHQHSCHHHAACIRLVPIFNHLEDGQMDEIAKSAKTMDLKKGEMLFHAGDEDDTLYIVNRGKIRVYRLSDTGKEQLVRFLNPGDFTGEWALFHPGEVHENYAEAVVNTSVCLIKQTDLQKHMVEHPQIALKIISEMSERLRDSEKQTMQVAIEKVESRIISFLADCVEKDAGESPIITLPMAKKDLASYLGTTPESISRKFTELEKRGLIEQLPRRQIKINDLDELLLYAD; encoded by the coding sequence ATGGATCACCAACATTCCTGTCATCACCATGCAGCTTGTATACGTTTAGTACCAATCTTCAACCATTTAGAGGACGGGCAAATGGATGAAATTGCCAAGTCAGCAAAAACAATGGACTTGAAGAAGGGTGAAATGTTATTCCATGCAGGTGATGAAGACGATACGTTATATATTGTCAACCGTGGAAAAATTCGTGTGTATCGTTTATCAGATACCGGAAAGGAGCAATTAGTTCGGTTCTTGAATCCCGGTGATTTCACAGGGGAATGGGCGCTTTTTCATCCTGGAGAAGTGCATGAAAATTATGCAGAAGCGGTTGTCAATACATCGGTTTGCTTAATCAAACAAACGGATCTCCAAAAACATATGGTTGAACATCCGCAAATTGCATTGAAAATCATTTCAGAAATGTCCGAGCGATTAAGAGATTCTGAAAAACAAACGATGCAAGTGGCAATTGAAAAGGTTGAATCGCGGATTATTTCGTTTCTTGCAGATTGTGTCGAAAAGGATGCGGGGGAAAGCCCAATTATTACATTACCAATGGCAAAGAAAGATTTAGCCTCCTATTTAGGAACGACACCAGAGTCAATAAGTAGAAAGTTCACGGAGCTTGAAAAACGAGGATTAATTGAGCAGCTACCAAGAAGACAAATCAAAATTAATGATCTTGACGAGCTTTTGCTATATGCGGATTAA